From one Caldichromatium japonicum genomic stretch:
- a CDS encoding glycosyltransferase — protein MDQEHFVFRDPYGGRWRSLSRAALLSSLTAALALGAVLYSLLVPPRLLSPPSAIEEVDASRVRAATALTQIPEHLPKPPSWLTQGTSGAHTARPASLSQGPTADRGVARVRLGLLDDDPDRALVALRAHAKELTHIAPSWFQLVGMPPALHETPDPEVAALADSQGLALMPLLTNLGEEGFEPEAVEELARSGPAQQRAFAQRLKQRLRAIGAKGVIIAWEKVDPTYRRDLVTLIGRLHEELQRAGLELWLSVPVGNDIQAFDLEALVSQVDRLVAVLYYQTGEEDAPGPLAALAWFREWLDALAHHGDPAQWIIGLGAFASDWPESGAAELISFQDAMARAAMAKVGLIANLPPYEGLNFSYILDGVRHDVWLLDAISFWNQQRLMLARGLGGIAIDHLGAEDPLIWQALRDGLAARPGDFVSIPPSETIATIGQGDFFVEIDPQQQAGHRAIELDRDGFWQVRYLAYPELPHVMRKGGQAGQQVALTFDDGPDPQWTPQILDILKANGTPATFFVIGEKANAYPGLLKRIDDEGHEIGNHSFSHIDLTQAGSLRIALELNATQRAIERITGHSTLLFRPPYDADRTPHTRSELESLAAAHSLGYIPVMSSIDPCDWQGPKASDVLKRVQQERLAGGQVILLHDGGGDRTETLLALPEIIRYLKARGDEIVPLHRLLGVARETLMPPIPSEDPVPERLIASTGLQSMELLNRGTWAFLLVVTVLLLARSLLLFGLATWRLQRERASCDVLPGFSPPVSVILPAHNEERVIAQTLTALLASNYPAPFEVVVIDDGSTDGTAALVESLAEGDRRVRLIRQPNRGKSAALRHGLSQARYEFLVMLDADTQFAPDTLTELMRPLRDPQVGAVSIQIEVAPQTNLLGRFQRLEYLSAFNLDRRAHDLLDAIPVVPGAASAYRIAAIRAAGGIQSDTLAEDTDLTLALHRAGYRIRHTNRARVLTEAPRTLRALFRQRRRWAYGTLQCLWKHRSLCCNPAYAWLGLFVLPSVWFFQIFLVALMPLIDLGLILTLMRGESGPLPYYLAFFILIDLAYAWVACWLAGEPVRTALLILPMRFIYRPLLGLAVIYALYRALRGTWMAWGRQERWGLGNNRNKQWAGSL, from the coding sequence ATGGATCAGGAACACTTCGTCTTTCGCGACCCGTATGGTGGGCGCTGGCGCAGCCTAAGCCGCGCTGCCCTACTCAGCAGCCTGACGGCGGCGCTGGCGTTGGGTGCCGTTTTATATTCGCTGCTCGTCCCGCCCCGGTTGTTATCCCCACCGTCTGCGATCGAAGAGGTCGATGCCAGTCGGGTACGCGCTGCGACAGCGCTCACCCAGATACCTGAGCATCTGCCCAAGCCGCCGTCTTGGTTGACCCAGGGGACAAGCGGGGCGCACACTGCGCGCCCTGCTTCCCTGAGCCAAGGGCCAACGGCCGACCGCGGGGTGGCGAGGGTGCGTCTGGGTCTGCTTGATGACGATCCAGATCGGGCGCTGGTTGCACTGCGCGCGCATGCCAAGGAGCTCACCCACATCGCCCCCTCTTGGTTTCAGCTCGTCGGCATGCCGCCCGCCCTCCATGAGACGCCGGACCCAGAGGTTGCAGCGCTCGCCGACTCGCAGGGTCTGGCCTTGATGCCCCTCTTGACCAACCTCGGCGAGGAGGGGTTTGAGCCCGAGGCAGTCGAAGAGCTGGCGCGCTCGGGCCCAGCCCAACAGCGCGCCTTCGCCCAGCGGCTCAAGCAACGTCTGCGCGCAATCGGCGCCAAAGGGGTCATCATCGCCTGGGAGAAGGTGGATCCTACCTATCGCCGCGACCTAGTTACGCTCATCGGACGCCTGCATGAGGAGTTGCAGCGGGCGGGTCTTGAGCTGTGGCTGAGCGTGCCGGTCGGCAACGACATCCAGGCATTCGATCTCGAGGCGCTCGTCTCGCAGGTCGATCGCCTGGTCGCCGTGCTTTATTACCAGACCGGCGAGGAGGACGCCCCAGGGCCGCTCGCCGCGCTCGCGTGGTTTCGCGAGTGGTTAGATGCGCTTGCGCACCACGGTGACCCTGCACAATGGATTATTGGACTTGGCGCCTTCGCCTCTGACTGGCCGGAGTCGGGAGCGGCGGAGCTGATCTCATTTCAAGATGCCATGGCGCGCGCGGCCATGGCTAAGGTCGGCCTGATCGCCAATCTGCCGCCTTATGAGGGCTTGAACTTCTCCTATATCCTCGATGGGGTCAGGCATGATGTCTGGTTGCTCGATGCCATCAGTTTTTGGAACCAGCAGCGCCTAATGCTCGCGCGTGGTCTCGGCGGGATTGCGATCGACCATCTAGGCGCCGAGGATCCCCTGATCTGGCAGGCGCTGCGCGATGGGTTGGCAGCAAGACCTGGCGATTTTGTCTCGATACCGCCCAGCGAGACCATCGCGACCATAGGTCAGGGCGATTTTTTTGTCGAGATCGATCCCCAGCAACAGGCTGGGCACCGCGCTATTGAGCTCGATAGAGATGGGTTTTGGCAGGTGCGTTATCTCGCCTACCCAGAGCTCCCCCATGTCATGCGTAAAGGAGGGCAGGCGGGGCAGCAGGTGGCGCTCACCTTCGACGACGGCCCAGACCCCCAATGGACCCCGCAGATCCTGGACATCCTTAAGGCAAACGGGACCCCGGCGACCTTTTTCGTCATCGGCGAGAAGGCCAACGCCTATCCAGGGCTCCTCAAGCGGATCGATGACGAAGGCCATGAGATCGGCAACCACAGCTTCAGCCACATCGATCTCACCCAGGCCGGGTCATTGCGCATCGCCCTTGAGCTCAATGCCACCCAGCGGGCGATCGAGCGGATCACCGGGCACTCGACGCTCTTATTCCGTCCACCCTATGATGCCGATCGCACCCCTCATACCCGCTCTGAACTTGAGTCGCTGGCGGCAGCTCATTCCCTCGGCTATATCCCGGTGATGTCCAGCATCGATCCCTGCGATTGGCAGGGCCCTAAGGCCAGCGATGTCCTCAAGCGCGTCCAACAAGAGCGTTTAGCAGGGGGGCAAGTGATCCTGCTCCATGATGGGGGCGGCGACCGCACTGAGACTCTGTTGGCCCTGCCGGAGATCATCCGTTACCTCAAGGCGAGAGGCGATGAAATCGTACCCTTGCATCGACTGCTTGGGGTCGCGCGCGAGACCCTGATGCCCCCCATCCCCTCCGAAGACCCTGTGCCTGAACGCTTGATCGCCAGCACTGGGCTGCAATCCATGGAGCTTCTTAATCGCGGTACCTGGGCCTTTTTGCTAGTGGTGACGGTCCTGCTCCTGGCCCGCTCCCTTTTGCTTTTCGGTTTGGCGACTTGGCGCCTGCAGCGCGAGCGCGCCAGCTGCGATGTGCTCCCCGGCTTCAGCCCCCCGGTGTCAGTTATTCTGCCGGCGCATAACGAGGAACGGGTGATCGCCCAGACGCTTACCGCCCTGTTGGCCAGCAACTACCCGGCACCCTTCGAGGTGGTTGTCATCGATGATGGCTCGACCGATGGCACGGCTGCCCTAGTTGAGTCGTTGGCCGAGGGCGATAGGCGCGTGCGCCTTATCCGTCAACCCAATCGCGGCAAGTCTGCGGCCTTGCGCCATGGGCTCAGTCAGGCGCGCTATGAGTTTTTGGTGATGCTTGATGCCGACACCCAGTTTGCGCCCGATACACTCACCGAACTGATGCGCCCGCTGCGCGACCCACAAGTCGGCGCTGTCTCTATCCAGATCGAGGTGGCGCCGCAGACCAATCTGCTGGGACGGTTTCAGCGCTTAGAATATCTCTCGGCCTTTAACCTCGATCGGCGCGCCCATGACCTGCTCGATGCCATCCCCGTGGTGCCAGGGGCGGCGAGCGCCTATCGCATCGCGGCTATCCGCGCTGCCGGCGGCATCCAATCCGATACCCTGGCCGAGGATACGGATCTGACCCTGGCCTTACACCGTGCCGGTTATCGTATCCGCCATACCAATCGTGCGCGGGTCTTAACCGAGGCGCCGCGCACCCTGCGCGCCCTCTTTCGCCAGCGCCGGCGCTGGGCCTATGGCACCCTCCAGTGTCTCTGGAAGCATCGATCGCTCTGTTGCAATCCGGCCTACGCTTGGCTTGGCCTCTTCGTGCTACCTAGCGTCTGGTTCTTCCAGATCTTTTTGGTCGCGCTGATGCCCCTGATCGATCTGGGCTTGATCCTGACCCTGATGCGCGGCGAGTCCGGGCCGCTGCCTTATTATCTCGCGTTCTTTATCCTCATCGATCTCGCCTATGCCTGGGTCGCCTGCTGGCTTGCGGGTGAGCCGGTGCGCACGGCGCTGTTGATCCTGCCGATGCGTTTCATCTATCGGCCCCTCTTGGGCCTTGCGGTTATCTATGCCCTGTATCGCGCCTTACGCGGGACCTGGATGGCGTGGGGGCGTCAGGAACGCTGGGGGTTGGGTAATAACCGTAATAAGCAATGGGCGGGTAGTCTATGA